A single region of the Melospiza melodia melodia isolate bMelMel2 chromosome 7 unlocalized genomic scaffold, bMelMel2.pri SUPER_7_unloc_1, whole genome shotgun sequence genome encodes:
- the LOC134432655 gene encoding uncharacterized protein LOC134432655 isoform X2, whose product MELQERFQALLQPRVTMPSITGLDTLFYLEKETLLRRLEREWKSSSTSELQKHLVYIAATWGHRTAAFDGDNLVAFLSVYKSNPWTWHRRMTMELEELFMSRLLYSSLAYDEADWCLRAVEDIPRPLRSPERSQSNPQVSPVSGEPQELSPALLLPQVTMVAILGKQADILPRRDTKRLKSLEYLYSKLVDFCMKLGATMKSIQDPWWRRNVTSNDKARPASLSMALAAYQHTPWTNWRHVVAEAWHWLGSLNGQLENSAEVARAAPELLSICRELAAEAATEEATARAREQQARAARYGAARERMVALGKDERARRKTRVKREARVAAREATRATMMRQRVEAALELLERLVTVSKEATALPRELKRRVGDIADALESMNDEPPNVPEDLVAKVGKAEWLWEANAHLAKGHLVGAINNITKFLSNGGRASPSVSEVAEQCRRATEGIPRLLQPPEHPQSIPEMSPVSTEPQELNLALLKHNTDDSICLNSDLADAPTSLCPAPAAYENTALTTWGEKGPGDNGGQRVAQVGVHVGGQLDPADQRGHQA is encoded by the exons atggagctccaagag cggttccaggccctgctgcagccacgggTCACCATGCCGTCCATCACGGGGCTGGACACCCTGTTCTACCTAGAGAAGGAGACGCTGTTGCGCAGATTAGAGAGAGAGTGGAAGTCGAGCTCCACCAGTGAGCTTCAGAAGCACCTGGTGTACATTGCTGCCACTTGGGGGCACCGCACTGCCGCCTTCGATGGTGATAACCTTGTCGCCTTCCTGAGCGTCTACAAGAGCAACCCATGGACCTGGCACAGGCGTATGACAATGGAACTGGAGGAACTGTTCATGTCTCGACTTCTGTACAG CTCCCTTGCCTATGATGAGGCTGACTGGTGCCTAAGAGCCGTTGAGGACATCCCAAGGCCCCTCCGATCCCCGGAGCGTTCCCAGAGcaacccccaggtgtccccagtgagcggggagccccaagag ctgtccccggccctgctgctgccGCAGGTCACCATGGTGGCCATCCTGGGCAAGCAGGCGGACATCCTGCCCAGGCGGGACACAAAGCGGCTCAAGTCCCTAGAGTACCTGTACTCAAAGCTGGTGGACTTCTGCATGAAGCTGGGGGCCACCATGAAGTCCAttcaagacccatggtggcgccgcAATGTCACCTCCAACGATAAAGCCCGTCCCGCCTCCCTGAGCATGGCTCTGGCTGCCTACCAGCACACCCCATGGACCAACTGGCGCCATGTGGTAGCAGAGGCCTGGCACTGGCTGGGGTCGCTGAATGGGCAATTGGAGAACAGCGCCGAGGTGGCCAGGGCAGCCCCCGAGCTCCTCAGCATCTGCAGGGAATTGGCCGCTGAGGCGGCCACTGAGGAGGCCACCGCCcgggccagggagcagcaggcacGGGCTGCCCGTTATGGGGCAGCTCGGGAACGCATGGTGGCGCTGGGCAAGGATGAGAGGGCCAGGCGGAAAACCCGGGTGAAGAGagaggccagggtggctgccagagaggcaacaagggccaccatgatgagacagcgggtggaggcggccctggagctgctggagcgcttggtgacCGTATCTAAGGAAGCCACCGCGTTGCCCCGCGAGCTGAAGcgcagggttggggacattgcGGATGCCCTGGAGAGCATGAACGACGAgccccccaatgtccctgaggacttggtggccaaggtgggcAAAGCCgagtggctgtgggaggccaatgCCCACCTGGCCAAGGGTCACCTGGTGGGGGCAATTAACAACATCACCAAGTTCTTGTCCAATGGTGGTCGTGCCAGCCCCAGTGTCAGTGAGGTGGCCGAGCAGTGCCGAAGAGCCACTGAAGgcatcccaaggctccttcaaCCCCCGGAGCATCCTCAGAGCAtccctgagatgtccccagtgAGCACGGAGCCCCAAGAG CTGAACTTGGCCCTGCTGAAGCACAACACTGATGACTCCATCTGTCTCAACTCCGATCTTGCTGACGCTCCCACCTctctgtgcccggccccggccgcctaCGAGAACACCGCGTTGACCACCTGGGGTGAGAAGGGACCAGGTGACAATGGTGGCCAGCGAGTGGCACAGGTCGGTGTCCACGTTGGAGGACAGCTGGACCCAGCTGACCAGAGGGGCCATCAAGCATAA
- the LOC134432655 gene encoding uncharacterized protein LOC134432655 isoform X1: protein MELQEVRQERGERFQALLQPRVTMPSITGLDTLFYLEKETLLRRLEREWKSSSTSELQKHLVYIAATWGHRTAAFDGDNLVAFLSVYKSNPWTWHRRMTMELEELFMSRLLYSSLAYDEADWCLRAVEDIPRPLRSPERSQSNPQVSPVSGEPQELSPALLLPQVTMVAILGKQADILPRRDTKRLKSLEYLYSKLVDFCMKLGATMKSIQDPWWRRNVTSNDKARPASLSMALAAYQHTPWTNWRHVVAEAWHWLGSLNGQLENSAEVARAAPELLSICRELAAEAATEEATARAREQQARAARYGAARERMVALGKDERARRKTRVKREARVAAREATRATMMRQRVEAALELLERLVTVSKEATALPRELKRRVGDIADALESMNDEPPNVPEDLVAKVGKAEWLWEANAHLAKGHLVGAINNITKFLSNGGRASPSVSEVAEQCRRATEGIPRLLQPPEHPQSIPEMSPVSTEPQELNLALLKHNTDDSICLNSDLADAPTSLCPAPAAYENTALTTWGEKGPGDNGGQRVAQVGVHVGGQLDPADQRGHQA from the exons atggagctccaagaggtgcgacaggaaaggggagag cggttccaggccctgctgcagccacgggTCACCATGCCGTCCATCACGGGGCTGGACACCCTGTTCTACCTAGAGAAGGAGACGCTGTTGCGCAGATTAGAGAGAGAGTGGAAGTCGAGCTCCACCAGTGAGCTTCAGAAGCACCTGGTGTACATTGCTGCCACTTGGGGGCACCGCACTGCCGCCTTCGATGGTGATAACCTTGTCGCCTTCCTGAGCGTCTACAAGAGCAACCCATGGACCTGGCACAGGCGTATGACAATGGAACTGGAGGAACTGTTCATGTCTCGACTTCTGTACAG CTCCCTTGCCTATGATGAGGCTGACTGGTGCCTAAGAGCCGTTGAGGACATCCCAAGGCCCCTCCGATCCCCGGAGCGTTCCCAGAGcaacccccaggtgtccccagtgagcggggagccccaagag ctgtccccggccctgctgctgccGCAGGTCACCATGGTGGCCATCCTGGGCAAGCAGGCGGACATCCTGCCCAGGCGGGACACAAAGCGGCTCAAGTCCCTAGAGTACCTGTACTCAAAGCTGGTGGACTTCTGCATGAAGCTGGGGGCCACCATGAAGTCCAttcaagacccatggtggcgccgcAATGTCACCTCCAACGATAAAGCCCGTCCCGCCTCCCTGAGCATGGCTCTGGCTGCCTACCAGCACACCCCATGGACCAACTGGCGCCATGTGGTAGCAGAGGCCTGGCACTGGCTGGGGTCGCTGAATGGGCAATTGGAGAACAGCGCCGAGGTGGCCAGGGCAGCCCCCGAGCTCCTCAGCATCTGCAGGGAATTGGCCGCTGAGGCGGCCACTGAGGAGGCCACCGCCcgggccagggagcagcaggcacGGGCTGCCCGTTATGGGGCAGCTCGGGAACGCATGGTGGCGCTGGGCAAGGATGAGAGGGCCAGGCGGAAAACCCGGGTGAAGAGagaggccagggtggctgccagagaggcaacaagggccaccatgatgagacagcgggtggaggcggccctggagctgctggagcgcttggtgacCGTATCTAAGGAAGCCACCGCGTTGCCCCGCGAGCTGAAGcgcagggttggggacattgcGGATGCCCTGGAGAGCATGAACGACGAgccccccaatgtccctgaggacttggtggccaaggtgggcAAAGCCgagtggctgtgggaggccaatgCCCACCTGGCCAAGGGTCACCTGGTGGGGGCAATTAACAACATCACCAAGTTCTTGTCCAATGGTGGTCGTGCCAGCCCCAGTGTCAGTGAGGTGGCCGAGCAGTGCCGAAGAGCCACTGAAGgcatcccaaggctccttcaaCCCCCGGAGCATCCTCAGAGCAtccctgagatgtccccagtgAGCACGGAGCCCCAAGAG CTGAACTTGGCCCTGCTGAAGCACAACACTGATGACTCCATCTGTCTCAACTCCGATCTTGCTGACGCTCCCACCTctctgtgcccggccccggccgcctaCGAGAACACCGCGTTGACCACCTGGGGTGAGAAGGGACCAGGTGACAATGGTGGCCAGCGAGTGGCACAGGTCGGTGTCCACGTTGGAGGACAGCTGGACCCAGCTGACCAGAGGGGCCATCAAGCATAA
- the LOC134432905 gene encoding uncharacterized protein LOC134432905: MEAKELSPALLQPQVTVVAILGELLDTMPRWDEVPLKSLEYLYSKLVDFSRKLRDTTESIYDTWWHRDVTSNNKARLASLSGALAAYENTPWTSWDCVKMVARHWLGSADKCLENSTELGRKATELLNTCRDLATEEATEEATATARAREQLGLAARDGTAQERMVELGQALGREEEAKVVSGHGDQVRREARVAASEATRATMERQRLEVSLELVERLVTACDKATAFPRELKRRVGDIVATLEGTNEVSPDVPKDLVAKVAVAEQLWEANACLVHDHLVGPVDDITKCLFTGGPTSPSAFGVAERCQRAIEDIPRLLRPPECPRIFPKLSPVSMEPQKLSLALLKHNIAKPFQHCCCDSDLADAPTSLCPALAAYENIPWTTWGEKGPGDNGGQRVAQVGVHVGGQLDPADQRGHQAPGRLQGHGQRQGHHHGHGRSLKKGHRKGLEGGHKRRCHRCGTGCGRGCGGQEPGEGSQNDETAGGGAPGAAEAPGDCI, encoded by the exons ATGGAGGCCAAAGAG ctgtccccagccctgctgcagccacaggtcaccgtggtggccatcCTGGGCGAGCTGCTGGACACCATGCCCAGGTGGGACGAGGTGCCACTCAAGTCCCTAGAGTACCTGTACTCCAAGCTGGTGGACTTCAGCAGGAAGCTCAGGGACACCACGGAGTCCATTTATGACACCTGGTGGCACCGTGATGTCACCTCCAACAATAAAGCCCGTCTCGCCTCCCTGAGTGGAGCTCTGGCTGCCTATGAGAACACCCCATGGACCTCCTGGGACTGCGTGAAAATGGTGGCCAGGCACTGGCTGGGGTCGGCGGATAAGTGCCTGGAGAACAGCACCGAGCTGGGCAGGAAGGCCACCGAGCTCCTCAACACCTGCAGGGATTTGGCTACTGAGGAAGCCACTGAGGAAGCCACCGCCACTGCCCgggccagggagcagctgggcctggctgcccgtgatgggacagctcaggaacgcatggtggagctgggtcaggccctgggcagggaggaggaggccaAGGTGGTGTCCGGGCATGGAGaccaggtgaggagagaggccagggtggctgccagcgaggcaacaagggccaccatggagaGACAGAGgctggaggtgtccctggagctggtGGAGCGCTTGGTGACTGCATGTGACAAAGCCACTGCCTTCCCCCGGGAGCTGAAGCGCAGGGTTGGGGACATCGTGGCTaccctggaggggacaaatgaggtgtcccccgatgtccccaaggacttggtggccaaggtggccgtggccgagcagctgtgggaggccaatGCCTGCCTGGTCCACGATCACCTGGTGGGGCCAGTTGATGACATCACCAAGTGCTTGTTCACTGGTGGTCCCACCAGCCCCAGTGCCTTTGGTGTGGCCgagcggtgccaaagagccatcgaggacatcccaaggctccttcgacCTCCGGAGTGTCCCCGAATCTTCCCCAAGCTCTCCCCAGTGAGCATGGAGCCCCAAAAG CTGTCCTTGGCCCTGCTGAAGCACAACATTGCTAAGCCCTTCCAGCACTGCTGTTGCGACTCCGATCTTGCTGACGCTCCCACCTCCCTGTGCCCGGCCCTGGCCGCCTACGAGAACATCCCATGGACCACCTGGGGTGAGAAGGGACCAGGTGACAATGGTGGCCAGCGAGTGGCACAGGTCGGTGTCCACGTTGGAGGACAGCTGGACCCAGCTGACCAGAGAGGCCACCAAGCTCCGGGACGCCTGCAGGGACATGGCCAACGGCAGGGGCATCACCATGGCCATGGAAGAAGTCTCAAGAAAGGGCATAGAAAAGGCCTTGAGGGGGGCCATAAGAGAAGGTGTCACAGATGTGGGACAGGATGTGGGAGGGGCTGTGGTGGCCAAGAGCCAGGCGAGGGGAGTCAAAACGATGAGACAGCAGGCGgaggagcccctggggctgctgaagCACCTGGTGATTGCATATAG
- the LOC134432669 gene encoding class I histocompatibility antigen, F10 alpha chain-like yields the protein MIPSTPPNICVLPVLHSLRYLEVAVSEPSPGIPQYMSTAYLDGIPLSRYDSERGRREPLTQWMEDAFETEYWETETQICEGWRHVEARNLEIARKQYNQSRGLHTRLWIYGCDLLSDGSIRGSSRLGYDGRDHVFFDPKSGKFIPADSSAETTKKHWKQEGIDAEHWMKFLKHKCPEVLRKYVGYSQKELERNVPPDVHVSGKEEHGMLILSCHAYGFYPNTIEVSWMKGGDILDQEMEQGRIVPNSDGTFHTRARIEALPEEREQYRCRVEHPGMPEPGIFTWEPTSGGNLTMVVAVSIITVILMLIVLIGFGVWELQSGRRDRNGYNPAAGGF from the exons ATGATCCCCTCAACCCCCCCAAATATCTGTGTCCTCCCAGTTCTCCACTCCCTGCGTTACCTGGAAGTTGCAgtgtcagagcccagcccagggatccCCCAGTACATGTCCACTGCATACCTGGACGGGATCCCCCTTTCACGCTATGACAGCGAGCGGGGCCGGAGGGAGCCACTGACGCAGTGGATGGAGGACGCATTCGAGACGGAATATTGGGAGACGGAGACCCAGATCTGCGAGGGATGGCGGCACGTGGAGGCCAGGAACCTGGAGATAGCGCGGAAGCAGTACAACCAGAGCAGGG GTCTCCACACACGGCTGTGGATTTATGGCTGTGATCTCCTGTCTGACGGGAGCATCCGTGGATCCAGTCGACTCGGCTACGATGGACGGGATCATGTCTTCTTTGACCCGAAATCTGGGAAATTCATACCGGCCGACAGTTCTGCTGAGACCACCAAGAAGCACTGGAAACAGGAAGGGATTGACGCTGAGCATTGGATGAAGTTCCTGAAGCACAAATGCCCTGAAGTACTCCGTAAATACGTTGGATACAGTCAGAAGGAGCTGGAGCGCAACG TGCCCCCTGATGTCCATGTGTCTGGAAAAGAGGAACACGGGATGCTGATCCTGTCCTGCCACGCGTACGGATTCTACCCCAACACCATCGAAGTCAGCTGGATGAAGGGGGGTGATATCTTGGatcaggagatggagcagggcaggatcGTTCCCAACAGCGACGGCACCTTCCACACCCGGGCCAGAATCGAGGCGCTGCCGGAGGAGCGGGAGCAGTACCGGTGCAGGGTGGAGCATCCCGGAATGCCAGAGCCCGGGATCTTCACTTGGG AGCCGACATCTGGTGGGAATCTCACCATGGTGGTCGCTGTGTCCATCATCACTGTCATCCTCATGCTCATTGTCCTCATCGGATTCGGCGTCTGGGAGCTCCAATCCG GGAGGAGGGACAGGAATGGATACAACCCGGCAGCCGGTGGGTTCTAG